In a genomic window of Gadus macrocephalus chromosome 9, ASM3116895v1:
- the LOC132465030 gene encoding aerolysin-like protein: MGNSDSRPDIYNDCATTVSWIGGYGGDTFDFTGRNDGATLKKIGVSVGGEQIKAVRAELTNGRVETFGRTNTSYEEFTFGPEARIISLTLWDNGEASRLGGIRFCTSLGEEFFPHMNRRSLKNGHSIDVGSGVCLGLQGKACKEIDCMGFLFIKAIDSAVLTKINYPSLRMSKPQVNNDFKESKTYENNTAVDQEYKFAYSRPVNKSITWSNTTKIESNLMSVVAGIPDLMEVAGGFTLNMESEKSCSMTDQENIKESYVINVMVPAGKTMRVDVSGDRAVINLAYTAIVLITCQNGSKLSFNTSGIYNRVAYTEVKEKISQIMS, encoded by the exons ATGGGTAACAGCGATTCCAGACCCGATATTTACAATGACTG TGCGACTACAGTGTCTTGGATCGGTGGATACGGAGGCGATACATTTGATTTCACTGGCCGCAACGATGGTGCCACCCTCAAGAAGATTGGAGTGTCAGTGGGTGGCGAGCAGATCAAAGCTGTGCGGGCAGAACTGACCAACGGGCGTGTGGAGACCTTTGGAAGGACAAACACATCTTACGAAGAATTTACGTTCGGTCCTGAAGCGCGCATCATAAGCCTGACCTTGTGGGATAACGGTGAAGCGTCACGTCTGGGTGGCATCAGATTTTGTACGAGTTTGGGAGAAGAATTCTTCCCGCACATGAATCGCAGGTCGCTGAAGAACGGGCACTCTATTGATGTGGGGTCTGGAGTCTGCCTGGGGTTGCAGGGGAAAGCATGCAAAGAGATCGACTGTATGGGATTCCTCTTCATCAAGGCCATCGACTCGGCTGTGCTAACCAAAATAAACTATCCCAGCCTGCGCATGTCCAAACCCCAG gTAAACAATGACTTTAAGGAATCGAAGACTTATGAGAACAACACTGCTGTGGATCAAGAGTATAAATTTGCATACAGCAGACCTGTGAACAAGTCTATCACCTGGAGCAACACCACTAAGATAGAGTCCAACCTCATGTCTGTTGTAGCAGGGATCCCGGATCTGATGGAGGTGGCTGGTGGGTTTACCTTGAACATGGAATCTGAGAAGTCCTGCTCAATGACCGATCAAGAGAACATAAAAGAATCATATGTGATCAATGTGATGGTCCCAGCAGGAAAGACCATGAGAGTTGATGTGTCAGGGGATCGAGCAGTCATCAACCTTGCCTACACGGCCATCGTGCTTATCACATGCCAGAATGGCAGCAAGCTGAGCTTCAATACCTCCGGCATCTACAATCGTGTGGCTTACACTGAAGTGAAAGAAAAAATTAGTCAGATAATGTCATGA